A genomic window from Lotus japonicus ecotype B-129 chromosome 1, LjGifu_v1.2 includes:
- the LOC130731762 gene encoding uncharacterized protein LOC130731762, with the protein MPVKRARTNTRAAASSSTSRSFDRSHFLSAIKEEFYRAHLAHKECVKERGVLYREGRRDLLGMQEAMEIRRWKNWVNPIPFACEVMVREFYANTYCDNQEDRSRPPVNSSWFRGDVIDYNPAVIRRHLGLLTEDQERELFPEKATYHELLKEKSPEILEDMKAVIVRPGRDWEAVDDEIIFVRRKDMTPLARVWAEFLQDSLIPSSNKSEVREVTLVAIYCILRGHPMDVATIISGRIYSLYNRSKDKHRPIFPHLICSLIHAVRDRARRPVHVIEKRLPVAPLLSKERIAQLYKEWTARMPQEEEEEEDPEEPAEAEEEEEEEEEEEEEEENVEVVNEVVTPPRADPSLAWMEAAFGRMFLRQDRLHRDLDLHWRGGSTSDPRYNGPLDFNTLEQGMIDLSLMHDAGVHPDYGDGRGDHDPME; encoded by the coding sequence ATGCCTGTGaaaagagcaagaaccaacacaagagctgcagcttcttcctccacctcccggagttTTGATCGCTCCCACTTCCTATCAGCAattaaggaggagttttatcgagctcacctagcacacaaggagtgtgtgaaggagcggggagttttgtatcgggagggaaggagagacctcttgggcatgcaagaagccatggagattaggaggtggaagaattgggtcaaccccattccgtttgcttgtgaagtcatggttagggagttctacgcgaacacctactgtgacaatcaagaggacaggtccaggccaccggtgaattcatcttggttcaggggagatgtgattgactacaatccagcagtcattcgcaggcatcttggtctcctcacggaggaccaagagagggagcttttccccgagaaggccacttatcatgagctcttaaaggagaagtcaccggagatcttggaagacatgaaggcagtgattgttaggcctgggcgggactgggaagcagttgatgaTGAGATTATTTTTGTGAGGAGAAAGGACatgacaccgctggctagagtttgggctgaatttttgcaggattccctcattcctagctctaacaaatctgaagttagagaggttacTTTGGTTGCCATCTACTGCATCTTGAGAGGTCATCCTATGGATGTGGCCACCATCATTTctggtcggatttattccctttacaacaggagtaaagacaagcatcgacccatctttcctcacttgatttgctctttgattcatgcggtgagggacagagctaggaggccagtccatgttattgagaagaggttgcctgtggcacctctgctcagtaaggagaggatcgCTCAACTTTATAAAGAATGGACGGCaaggatgcctcaagaggaggaagaggaagaggatcctgaggagccagcggaagcggaagaagaagaggaagaagaggaagaagaagaggaggaagaagaaaacgttgaggtggtgaatgaggtggttactccaccacgtgctgacccttctcttgcttggatggaggccgctttcgggcggatgtttttgaggcaagatcgcctacacagggatcttgacctccattggaggggaggtagcacatcagaccccaggtacaatgggcccttggattttaataccttggagcaggggatgatagacttgagcttgatgcatgatgccggagttcatccggattatggcgatggaaggggtgaccatgaccccatggagtga